A genomic region of Xanthomonas campestris pv. phormiicola contains the following coding sequences:
- the carA gene encoding glutamine-hydrolyzing carbamoyl-phosphate synthase small subunit — translation MTQPAILVLEDGTVFEGESVGAAGLSVGEVVFNTAMTGYQEILTDPSYARQLVTLTYPHIGNTGCTDQDDEAAQVWSAGLIVRDVPRRPSSWRSQVSLPDWLIQRGVVAIAGIDTRKLTRILREKGSQNGAVMAGEVNVDTALEAARTFPGLKGMDLAKVVSTDKAYAWRDGQLDLDSNAFAQAAPKYKVVAYDYGVKLNILRMLAERGCEVTVVPAQTPAAEVLAMQPDGVFLSNGPGDPAPCDYAIAAIKEIVARKIPTFGICLGHQLLALAAGAQTLKMGHGHHGANHPVQDLDSGRVMITSQNHGFAVDEASLPANVRVTHRSLFDGTNQGIELTDAPAFSFQGHPEASPGPRDVAPLFDRFTALMRDLGLGTRDSSSVQ, via the coding sequence GTGACTCAACCCGCAATCCTTGTCCTTGAAGACGGCACCGTGTTCGAGGGCGAATCCGTAGGCGCCGCCGGCCTGTCCGTCGGCGAAGTGGTGTTCAACACCGCGATGACCGGCTATCAGGAGATCCTCACCGATCCGTCCTACGCCCGTCAGCTGGTCACCCTGACCTACCCGCATATCGGCAACACCGGTTGCACCGACCAGGACGACGAAGCCGCCCAGGTCTGGTCGGCCGGCCTGATCGTGCGCGACGTGCCGCGCCGTCCCAGCAGCTGGCGCAGCCAGGTGTCGCTGCCGGACTGGCTGATCCAGCGCGGCGTGGTCGCCATCGCCGGCATCGACACCCGCAAGCTGACCCGCATCCTGCGCGAGAAGGGATCGCAGAACGGCGCGGTGATGGCCGGCGAAGTGAACGTGGACACCGCGCTGGAAGCGGCGCGCACCTTCCCCGGGCTCAAGGGCATGGACCTGGCCAAGGTGGTGTCCACCGACAAGGCCTATGCGTGGCGCGACGGCCAGCTCGACCTGGACAGCAACGCGTTCGCGCAGGCCGCGCCGAAGTACAAGGTCGTCGCCTACGACTACGGGGTGAAGCTCAACATCCTGCGCATGCTCGCCGAGCGCGGTTGCGAGGTCACCGTGGTGCCGGCGCAGACGCCCGCCGCCGAGGTGCTGGCGATGCAGCCGGACGGCGTGTTCCTGTCCAACGGCCCGGGCGATCCGGCGCCGTGCGACTACGCGATCGCGGCGATCAAGGAAATCGTGGCCAGGAAGATCCCGACCTTCGGCATCTGCCTGGGCCACCAGCTGCTGGCGCTGGCCGCCGGCGCGCAGACCCTGAAGATGGGCCATGGCCACCACGGCGCCAACCACCCGGTGCAGGACCTGGACAGCGGCCGGGTGATGATCACCTCGCAGAACCACGGCTTCGCGGTGGACGAAGCGTCGCTGCCGGCCAACGTGCGGGTGACCCATCGCTCGCTGTTCGACGGCACCAACCAGGGCATCGAACTGACCGACGCGCCGGCCTTCAGCTTCCAGGGCCACCCGGAAGCCTCGCCGGGTCCGCGCGATGTGGCGCCGTTGTTCGACCG